From one Brachypodium distachyon strain Bd21 chromosome 4, Brachypodium_distachyon_v3.0, whole genome shotgun sequence genomic stretch:
- the LOC100821252 gene encoding nucleobase-ascorbate transporter 6 isoform X1 produces MAAAPPPKADELQPHPPKEQLPGVSFCITSPPPWPEAVILGFQHFIVMLGTTVIIPSALVPQMGGGNEEKARVIQTLLFVAGINTLLQTFFGSCLPVVMGGSYTFVAPTISIILAGRYNDEADPRQKFLRTMRGTQGALIIASTIQIILGFSGLWRNVVRLLSPLSAVPLVSLVGFGLYELGFPAVAKCVEVGLPELILMVAFSQYLPHVVHSGKNLFGRFAVLFTVSIVWLYAYILTISGAYKNARPKTQVHCRVDRSGLIAGAEWISVPYPFQWGAPTFDAGEAFAMMMTSFIALVESTGAFIAASRYASATMIPPSIVSRGVGWQGIGILLDSFFGTANGTSVSVENVGLLAVTHVGSRRVVQISAGFMIFFAVLGKFGALFASIPLPIFAGMYCVFFAYVGACGVSLLQFCNLNSFRTKFILGFAFFMGISVPQYFNEYAAVSGHGPVHTGARWFNDMINVPFSNKPFVAGLVAYFLDNTMHLHQSAVRKDRGYHWWDKFRSFKKDARSQEFYSLPFNLNKFFPSV; encoded by the exons atggcagccgccccgccgcccaaGGCCGACGAGTTGCAGCCGCACCCGCCCAAGGAGCAGCTGCCCGGCGTGTCCTTCTGCATCACCAGCCCACCGCCATGGC CTGAGGCTGTCATACTAGGATTCCAACATTTCATTGTCATGCTGGGCACCACTGTTATCATACCAAGTGCACTTGTTCCTCAGATGGGAGGTGGAAAT GAGGAGAAAGCCAGGGTAATTCAGACGCTGCTGTTTGTGGCCGGCATAAACACCTTACTCCAAACATTCTTCGGGTCTTGTCTCCCTGTTGTGATGGGTGGCTCATATACTTTCGTCGCGCCAACCATCTCCATCATCTTGGCTGGACGTTACAACGACGAGGCAGACCCTCGCCAG AAATTCTTACGGACCATGAGGGGAACGCAGGGCGCTCTCATCATCGCGTCGACGATTCAGATCATCCTTGGTTTCAGTGGTCTCTGGCGTAATGTCGTTAG ATTGCTAAGTCCATTATCTGCAGTTCCTCTTGTCTCACTTGTTGGATTTGGGCTTTATGAACTTGGTTTTCCAGCG GTAGCTAAGTGCGTGGAGGTTGGTCTTCCGGAACTCATTCTAATGGTCGCATTTTCTCAG TATTTGCCTCATGTGGTGCATTCTGGAAAGAATCTCTTTGGCCGGTTTGCCGTTCTTTTCACTGTTTCAATTGTGTGGCTCTATGCATACATTCTCACTATTAGCGGCGCCTACAAGAATGCCAGGCCAAAGACACAGGTGCATTGCCGTGTCGATCGTTCAGGGCTTATTGCAGGAGCTGAATG GATAAGCGTTCCTTATCCATTTCAATGGGGGGCTCCAACATTTGATGCCGGAGAAGCTTTTGCGATGATGATGACTTCCTTTATTGCTCTTGTAGAG TCAACTGGAGCCTTCATTGCTGCTTCAAGGTATGCAAGTGCAACGATGATACCTCCATCAATCGTTAGTCGTGGCGTTGGTTGGCAG GGCATTGGTATCTTGCTTGACTCATTCTTTGGGACAGCCAATGGAACCTCAGTTTCAGT GGAGAATGTTGGTTTACTAGCTGTGACACATGTTGGCAGCAGGAGAGTGGTGCAAATATCTGCTGGTTTCATGATTTTCTTTGCTGTCCTAG GAAAATTCGGAGCCCTTTTCGCGTCCATCCCATTGCCTATATTCGCTGGCATGTACTGTGTTTTCTTCGCATACGTCG GTGCCTGTGGTGTGAGCCTACTTCAGTTCTGCAACCTGAACAGCTTCAGGACCAAGTTCATATTGGGGTTCGCTTTCTTCATGGGCATATCGGTTCCGCAGTACTTCAACGAGTACGCCGCCGTTTCAGGCCATGGTCCGGTGCACACCGGTGCCAGATGG TTCAATGACATGATCAACGTGCCGTTCTCGAACAAGCCGTTTGTGGCGGGGCTGGTGGCCTACTTCCTGGACAACACGATGCACTTGCACCAGAGCGCGGTGAGGAAAGACAGAGGCTACCACTGGTGGGACAAGTTCAGGAGCTTCAAGAAAGACGCCAGGAGCCAGGAGTTCTACTCACTGCCCTTTAATCTCAACAAGTTCTTCCCTTCGGTCTGA
- the LOC100821252 gene encoding nucleobase-ascorbate transporter 6 isoform X2, with protein sequence MLGTTVIIPSALVPQMGGGNEEKARVIQTLLFVAGINTLLQTFFGSCLPVVMGGSYTFVAPTISIILAGRYNDEADPRQKFLRTMRGTQGALIIASTIQIILGFSGLWRNVVRLLSPLSAVPLVSLVGFGLYELGFPAVAKCVEVGLPELILMVAFSQYLPHVVHSGKNLFGRFAVLFTVSIVWLYAYILTISGAYKNARPKTQVHCRVDRSGLIAGAEWISVPYPFQWGAPTFDAGEAFAMMMTSFIALVESTGAFIAASRYASATMIPPSIVSRGVGWQGIGILLDSFFGTANGTSVSVENVGLLAVTHVGSRRVVQISAGFMIFFAVLGKFGALFASIPLPIFAGMYCVFFAYVGACGVSLLQFCNLNSFRTKFILGFAFFMGISVPQYFNEYAAVSGHGPVHTGARWFNDMINVPFSNKPFVAGLVAYFLDNTMHLHQSAVRKDRGYHWWDKFRSFKKDARSQEFYSLPFNLNKFFPSV encoded by the exons ATGCTGGGCACCACTGTTATCATACCAAGTGCACTTGTTCCTCAGATGGGAGGTGGAAAT GAGGAGAAAGCCAGGGTAATTCAGACGCTGCTGTTTGTGGCCGGCATAAACACCTTACTCCAAACATTCTTCGGGTCTTGTCTCCCTGTTGTGATGGGTGGCTCATATACTTTCGTCGCGCCAACCATCTCCATCATCTTGGCTGGACGTTACAACGACGAGGCAGACCCTCGCCAG AAATTCTTACGGACCATGAGGGGAACGCAGGGCGCTCTCATCATCGCGTCGACGATTCAGATCATCCTTGGTTTCAGTGGTCTCTGGCGTAATGTCGTTAG ATTGCTAAGTCCATTATCTGCAGTTCCTCTTGTCTCACTTGTTGGATTTGGGCTTTATGAACTTGGTTTTCCAGCG GTAGCTAAGTGCGTGGAGGTTGGTCTTCCGGAACTCATTCTAATGGTCGCATTTTCTCAG TATTTGCCTCATGTGGTGCATTCTGGAAAGAATCTCTTTGGCCGGTTTGCCGTTCTTTTCACTGTTTCAATTGTGTGGCTCTATGCATACATTCTCACTATTAGCGGCGCCTACAAGAATGCCAGGCCAAAGACACAGGTGCATTGCCGTGTCGATCGTTCAGGGCTTATTGCAGGAGCTGAATG GATAAGCGTTCCTTATCCATTTCAATGGGGGGCTCCAACATTTGATGCCGGAGAAGCTTTTGCGATGATGATGACTTCCTTTATTGCTCTTGTAGAG TCAACTGGAGCCTTCATTGCTGCTTCAAGGTATGCAAGTGCAACGATGATACCTCCATCAATCGTTAGTCGTGGCGTTGGTTGGCAG GGCATTGGTATCTTGCTTGACTCATTCTTTGGGACAGCCAATGGAACCTCAGTTTCAGT GGAGAATGTTGGTTTACTAGCTGTGACACATGTTGGCAGCAGGAGAGTGGTGCAAATATCTGCTGGTTTCATGATTTTCTTTGCTGTCCTAG GAAAATTCGGAGCCCTTTTCGCGTCCATCCCATTGCCTATATTCGCTGGCATGTACTGTGTTTTCTTCGCATACGTCG GTGCCTGTGGTGTGAGCCTACTTCAGTTCTGCAACCTGAACAGCTTCAGGACCAAGTTCATATTGGGGTTCGCTTTCTTCATGGGCATATCGGTTCCGCAGTACTTCAACGAGTACGCCGCCGTTTCAGGCCATGGTCCGGTGCACACCGGTGCCAGATGG TTCAATGACATGATCAACGTGCCGTTCTCGAACAAGCCGTTTGTGGCGGGGCTGGTGGCCTACTTCCTGGACAACACGATGCACTTGCACCAGAGCGCGGTGAGGAAAGACAGAGGCTACCACTGGTGGGACAAGTTCAGGAGCTTCAAGAAAGACGCCAGGAGCCAGGAGTTCTACTCACTGCCCTTTAATCTCAACAAGTTCTTCCCTTCGGTCTGA